The window GATGTCCTCAGGTGGCACAACTTTTCGGAGGATGATGAATCCGTGGTGGTCAAAAAACCATTTTTCGTGAGGTGTGAGCATTACATTCCTTATAGTGTTATCTTACTGTTTTGAGATCAGCCCAGACGATAGGCAGTTTCTCAGCAGCTTGAACGGACAATCCGATTTTGGATTTAAAATTACGGGTTACTTCGTCAGCTGTGAGCGGTCGGTCGTAAATACGGACTTCATCAATGAGACCGGGGAAATGCCGCTCAACGTTGCCGCGATTGTTCGCCGCGCCAATATAGACAGGTTCCACAAATGGAACAAAGGTGTCAAGGTCTTTTACAGCACCTTCAATAACTTCCTGTGGCTCGCCGTCCATATAGATACTGACTTCGGCTTTGCCCGCGTCTACAATTGCGAAAACGATGTGATGCCATTTGCCGTCTGACAAAGCAAATTCAATTTCAACAGCGATGGCGTTGCATCCCGCCGCCGATTTCTGACGGACGTAATAGTGGACAATGTCTTCAGCAAGCGGGAAACCTGCTTTCGCGCTCCGGTTGACATCGATTGCCCATGCCATATTACAACCTTGGTCAAGGACTTTAAATAGCGTCGTCCACTCTTTCTTGAAACTCGTTTTGACCCACGCTTCAAATGTAGAGGTGCCAACCTGCTCTCCAAAGTCGCCGAGGTTCGTTAAGTTGACATAATCGTCTGAGCCATCAAATTCGAGTGCTTCTCTGACGTGACCGTCAACAACTTTCGGAGCACCGACGATTTTCCCATCATTTTCGCCCCAGACATCTTTGACTGTGTTGCCATCAATGTCCTGCCGGTCAAAAGTCCAATAACTCACAAGTCCATCTGTCACCACTGGTTCTGTGTATCCATTGTCGGGAAATGCTACAATAATCAGTGTAAGCGTAAGGAGATAGATTAGCGTTTTCATAGTATACTGCTCCTTGCGGAAGTGAGAACGTTTCCGCATCTATTGAGAACGTTTTGTGTGATCCCGAAGTACCTACAATCCTGTCTATCCTTGAATCCTATGCATCTTGGTTCAGACGATATCGGTGAGATAATTATAGCACCTTCAACGATTTCCTACCAAATTTATTTTCATCTCAAGTTCACGCTTGCAAGTTATACCGAAAACTGATAAAATGACTCTTACATCGTGTTGCAAACCACACCATTTTTGTAGAGCAAGTTTTGGCTTGACAAGCTGCGCCAAAAAGAGGAGAAAAACTTATGCCGAAAATGACAGGTGCTAAATTTATTGCTGAAACCGTTCACGGGTATGGGATTACCCACGTTTTTTTTATGCCCTATATCGGGCCGCGGGCTTTAATGGAGATGGAAAATCTTGGGATTAAGCGGGTTCAGACACATGGCGAGAAAGCAGCGGCATATATGGCGGATGCCTATGCGCGTGTGAACCGCGCCCCCAGCCTCTGTATGGCACAATCTGTCGGAGCAGTGAACCTCGCCGCCGGGTTACAAGATGCCTACCTTGCCTGCTCACCGGTGATTGCGCTCACAGGTAAAGAAAACCAAATCAATCAGCAACGACACGCCTATCAAGAGGTGGACCACGTTAATCCGTTTTCCGCTGTTACGAAATACAGTGCTTATGTCGCGACACCGGAGCAGCTTCCTTTCTATTTACGCCAAGCCTTCCGTGCGGCAACAACGGGGACCCCGGGACCTGCACATCTCGACTTTGAAGGCATCGCGGGGTCGTCGGTTATTGATCGGGAGGGCGAACTTGAGGTAATCGTTGAAGAGGCGTTTACCCAACTCCCGCCGTTCCGACCAGAAGCAGAAGCAGAAAAGGTCACAGAGGCTCTCGAACGCCTCTCCAACGCGAAACAACCCATTATTGTAGCAGGTGGCGGCGTAACGGCTTCAGACGCACGCGCAGAACTCGTAGCATTGGCAGAAAAACTCTCGATTCCAGTAGCGACCTCTCTGAATGCCAAGGCGATGTTCCCCAGTGATCATCCGCTGGCAGTCGGAACCCCCGGTTCATACTCGCGGGCATGCGCCAATCAAGCGGTATGCGAAGCAGACCTTGTCTTCTTTATCGGCAGCCACACCGGTGGACAGGTAACCAACGGATACAAGATCCCACCACAAGGGACATCGATTATACAACTCGATATTAATCCAGATGAACTTGGACGGAATTATCCTATTCAGTTGGGGATGCAAGGAGACGTGCGGAATACGTTAAGACGGATGCTTGAAGCGGCAGAAACGGCTGCACCGCGGACCGATTGGATTCATCGCGTGCAAGAATTGGTGAACAACTGGAGAGAGAGCACCAGCGAAAAAGTGAATTCAGAGCGACTCCCGATGCTACCGGAACGCCTCTGCCGTGAACTGACAGATTATCTCCCGTCAGATGCGATCCTTGTGTCCGACACAGGGCATTCAGGCATCTGGACCGGCACAATGATTGATTTCAAACACCCCGATCAGAGTTTCATACGGTGTTCAGGTTCGCTCGGATGGGGTGTCCCCGCGGCGATGGGTGCGAAGTGTGCACAGCCCGATAGACCTGTACTCTGTTTCACAGGAGACGGCGGCATCTGGTATCACATGACTGAACTCGACACGGCAATGAAGTCTGGGATTAATGCTGTTATCGTTGTGAACAATAATCACTCGCTGAACCAAGAGCAAGGTGGCGTTGAGTCGGTTTACGGTGGACGGACAGAGGGTTCCGATGAACTCTGGTTGTTCCCGGATGCCGACTTCGCGAAGATGGCAGAATCGATGGGATGTTTCGGGATCACGGTCAACAAACCGAGTGAACTTGCGAGTGCCCTGGATCAGGCGTTTGCTTCAGGTCAGCCAGCAGTCGTGGATGTGAAAACGCATGTGGAAGGGATTGCACCACGGACGTGGATGCCTTCCTAAACCCAAATTGCTACTAACAGATTTTGCACATTGCAGAAAGGTTTTTCGGTTTCCTCTTTCCACACCCCACATGAAGATTAAGAATTTAATCAGGTAATTTTTTCCCATGTCCGGTGCGGTTAGGAAACCGCACCATAACTGTCAATTTAAGAGCAAATAACCGTCTCGGGACCAGGACCGGTAGGTTCGGTTTCCCAACCGAACCGGATTCTACGCGGAAACCTTGAAGACTTCAAAACCTTCTTGAATCCCGTAGGGATGGTATCTGTATAGAAAAACGCAACCTCACAGACCCAAGCCCCGTAGGGTTTATTTGCTTGGGTATTTTTTCAGCATCTGTGTAGCAGCGTTAACATCAAAGGAGCCAAGCCCTGT of the Candidatus Poribacteria bacterium genome contains:
- a CDS encoding LamG domain-containing protein → MKTLIYLLTLTLIIVAFPDNGYTEPVVTDGLVSYWTFDRQDIDGNTVKDVWGENDGKIVGAPKVVDGHVREALEFDGSDDYVNLTNLGDFGEQVGTSTFEAWVKTSFKKEWTTLFKVLDQGCNMAWAIDVNRSAKAGFPLAEDIVHYYVRQKSAAGCNAIAVEIEFALSDGKWHHIVFAIVDAGKAEVSIYMDGEPQEVIEGAVKDLDTFVPFVEPVYIGAANNRGNVERHFPGLIDEVRIYDRPLTADEVTRNFKSKIGLSVQAAEKLPIVWADLKTVR
- a CDS encoding thiamine pyrophosphate-binding protein → MPKMTGAKFIAETVHGYGITHVFFMPYIGPRALMEMENLGIKRVQTHGEKAAAYMADAYARVNRAPSLCMAQSVGAVNLAAGLQDAYLACSPVIALTGKENQINQQRHAYQEVDHVNPFSAVTKYSAYVATPEQLPFYLRQAFRAATTGTPGPAHLDFEGIAGSSVIDREGELEVIVEEAFTQLPPFRPEAEAEKVTEALERLSNAKQPIIVAGGGVTASDARAELVALAEKLSIPVATSLNAKAMFPSDHPLAVGTPGSYSRACANQAVCEADLVFFIGSHTGGQVTNGYKIPPQGTSIIQLDINPDELGRNYPIQLGMQGDVRNTLRRMLEAAETAAPRTDWIHRVQELVNNWRESTSEKVNSERLPMLPERLCRELTDYLPSDAILVSDTGHSGIWTGTMIDFKHPDQSFIRCSGSLGWGVPAAMGAKCAQPDRPVLCFTGDGGIWYHMTELDTAMKSGINAVIVVNNNHSLNQEQGGVESVYGGRTEGSDELWLFPDADFAKMAESMGCFGITVNKPSELASALDQAFASGQPAVVDVKTHVEGIAPRTWMPS